A genomic region of Haliotis asinina isolate JCU_RB_2024 chromosome 1, JCU_Hal_asi_v2, whole genome shotgun sequence contains the following coding sequences:
- the LOC137255402 gene encoding clathrin heavy chain 1 isoform X1, producing the protein MTQLLPIRFQEHLQLQNVGINAANIGFSTLTMESDKYICVREKVGETAQVVIIDMNDTANPIRRPISADSAIMNPTSKVIALKAGKTLQIFNIEMKSKMKAHTMTDEVTFWKWISVNTIGLVTDNSIYHWSMEGDSQPQKMFDRHSNLAGCQIINYRTDPKQQWLLVVGISAQVSPNEQNRVVGAMQLYSVERKVSQPIEGHAAAFVQFKMEGNPQPSTLFIFSVRGPQGGKLHVIEVGQPPQGNQPFPKKAVDVFFPVEAQNDFPVAMQTSQKHGMAFLITKYGYIHMYDIETGTCIYMNRISSDTIFVTAPHEATSGIIGVNRKGQVLSVSVEEDNIVQYINTTLQNPDLALKVSSRSNLPGAEDLFVRKFNNLFQNAQYSEAAKVAASAPKGILRTPQTIQRFQQVPSQPGATSPLLQYFGILLDKGQLNKYESLELCRPVLQQGRKQLLEKWLKEEKLESSEELGDLVKQADPTLALSVYLRANVPNKVIQCFAETGQFQKIILYSKKVNFTPDYIFLLRNIMRINPEQGLQFAQMMVQDDEPLADLNQIVDVFMEFNLIQQCTSFLLDALKNNRPSEGPLQTRLLEMNLMSAPQVADAILGNQMFTHYDKAHIAQLCEKAGLLQRALEHYTDLYDIKRAVVHTHLLNPEWLVNYFGSLSVEDSLECIKAMLTANIRQNLQVCVQIASKYHEQLSTQSLIEVFESYKSFEGLFYFLGSIVNFSQDADVHFKYIQAACKTGQIKEVERICRESNCYDPERVKNFLKEAKLTDQLPLIIVCDRFDFVHDLVLYLYRNSLQKYIEIYVQKVNPARLPVVVGGLLDVDCGEDVIKQLIMVVKGQFSTDELVAEVENRNRLKLLLPWLETRVHEGVNEPATHNALAKIYIDSNNNPERFLRENQFYDSVVVGKYCEKRDPHLACVAYERGQCDQELIKVCNENSLFKSEARYLVRRKDVELWAEVLQETNEYRRQLIDQVVQTALSETQDPEEISITVKAFMTADLPNELIELLEKIVLESSVFSDHRNLQNLLILTAIKADRTRVMEYINRLDNYDAPDIANIAISNELYEEAFAIFKKFEVNTSAISVLIDNVNNLDRAYEFAERCNDPAVWSQLGRAQLTKGMVKEAIDSFIKADDPSQYMEVVQVAGQSNNWEDLVKFLQMARKKARETYVETELVYAFAKTNRFADMEEFISGPNHANVTQVADRCFDDKMYEAAKLLYNNVSNYARLAITLVHLGEYQGAVDGARKANSTKTWKEVCFACVDNEEFRLAQMCGLHIVVHADELEELINYYQDRGYFEELISLLEAALGLERAHMGMFTELAILYSKYKPEKMREHLELFWSRVNIPKVLRAAEQAHLWSELVFLYDKYEEFDNAILTMMAHPTEAWRESQFKDIVTKVANIELYYKAIQFYLDYKPMLLNDLLLVLTPRLDHTRSVNFFTKANQIPLVKPYLRSVQKNNNKAINEALNNLFIEEEDYQGLRASIDAYENFDNISLAQRLEKHELIEFRRIAAYLYKGNNRWKQSVDLCKKDKLFKDAMMYAGESRQVDIAEDLIAWFLESQNNECFAACLFQCYDLLRPDVILELAWRHNIMDFAMPYMIQVMREYIGKVDKLEQSEAVRSEEEQKAEERPIVFSEPQLMLTAGPGVVPPGVVPPQPGYGGAYGAGPMPTGMPFGYSM; encoded by the exons CTCCAAAATGTTGGCATCAACGCCGCCAACATTGGTTTCAGCACCCTCACCATGGAGTCCGACAAGTACATCTGTGTGCGGGAGAAGGTGGGGGAAACGGCACAAGTTGTCATCATTGACATGAACGACACCGCCAACCCCATCAGGAGACCCATCTCGGCTGACTCCGCCATCATGAACCCCACAAGCAAAGTCATTGCACTGAAAG CTGGGAAGACACTTCAGATCTTCAACATTGAGATGAAGAGCAAAATGAAGGCCCACACAATGACAGATGAAGTAACTTTCTGGAAATGGATCAGTGTTAACACCATCGGTCTCGTCACAGACAATTCTATTTACCACTGGAGCATGGAag GAGACTCGCAGCCACAGAAGATGTTTGACCGACACAGTAACTTGGCTGGCTGCCAGATCATCAACTACAGAACAGATCCTAAGCAACAGTGGCTGTTAGTCGTGGGCATTTCAGCTCAGGTCAGTCCGAATGAG CAAAACCGTGTTGTCGGGGCCATGCAACTTTACTCTGTGGAACGTAAAGTCAGTCAACCTATCGAGGGGCATGCGGCAGCGTTTGTGCAATTCAAGATGGAAGGAAACCCTCAGCCATCAACACTCTTTATCTTCAGCGTCCGAGGACCTCAAGGAGGGAAG CTACATGTGATTGAAGTTGGACAGCCACCTCAAGGAAACCAGCCATTCCCCAAGAAGGCAGTAGATGTGTTCTTCCCAGTGGAGGCTCAGAATGATTTCCCTGTTGCTATGCAG ACAAGCCAGAAACATGGCATGGCTTTCCTCATCACCAAGTATGGCTATATCCACATGTATGACATTGAGACTGGAACCTGTATCTACATGAACCGCATCAGCAGTGACACCATCTTCGTCACCGCACCTCACGAGGCCACAAGCGGCATCATCGGAGTCAACAGAAAAGGACAG GTATTGTCGGTGAGCGTGGAGGAGGACAACATCGTGCAGTACATCAACACCACACTACAGAACCCAGACCTGGCTCTCAAGGTGTCATCACGCAGCAACCTGCCTGGAGCCGAGGACTTGTTTGTCAGGAAGTTCAACAACCTCTTTCAGAATGCACAGTACTCAGAGGCTGCTAAAGTTGCTGCTAGTGCACCCAAG GGCATCTTGCGAACaccccagacaatccagcgttTCCAGCAAGTTCCCTCCCAGCCTGGTGCCACGTCCCCACTCCTGCAGTACTTCGGTATCCTGCTGGACAAGGGGCAGCTAAACAAATATGAGTCTCTGGAGCTGTGTAGGCCTGTTCTGCAGCAGGGACGCAAACAACTGCTGGAGAAATGGCTCAAAGAGGAGAAG CTTGAGAGCAGTGAGGAGCTTGGTGATCTTGTGAAGCAGGCTGACCCAACACTTGCACTGTCTGTGTACCTGAGAGCCAATGTACCAAATAAG GTGATTCAATGTTTCGCGGAGACCGGTCAGTTCCAGAAGATCATTCTATATTCAAAGAAAGTGAACTTCACACCCGACTACATCTTCCTCCTGCGTAACATCATGCGCATCAATCCCGAGCAGGGTCTGCAGTTTGCACAGATGATGGTGCAGGATGATGAACCCCTTGCTGACCTAAATCAA ATTGTGGATGTATTCATGGAGTTCAACCTCATCCAGCAATGTACATCCTTCCTGCTTGATGCCCTCAAGAACAACCGGCCGTCAGAAGGTCCTCTACAGACCAGGCTACTGGAGATGAACCTGATGTCTGCACCACAG GTTGCTGATGCCATCCTTGGTAACCAGATGTTTACACACTATGACAAAGCACACATTGCCCAGCTCTGTGAGAAAGCTGGTCTCCTGCAACGA GCCCTGGAACACTACACAGACTTATATGACATCAAGAGGGCTGTTGTACACACCCATCTGCTCAACCCAGAG TGGCTGGTGAACTACTTCGGCTCCCTGTCCGTGGAGGACTCGCTTGAGTGTATCAAGGCCATGTTGACAGCCAACATCCGGCAGAACCTGCAGGTGTGTGTCCAGATCGCATCCAAGTATCATGAGCAGCTTAGCACACAGAGTCTTATCGAGGTCTTCGAGTCTTACAAAAGCTTCGAAG GTCTCTTCTACTTCCTGGGATCCATTGTGAACTTCAGCCAGGATGCTGATGTTCACTTTAAATACATCCAGGCTGCCTGTAAGACCGGACAGATCAAAGAGGTGGAGAGAATCTGTAGGGAGAGCAACTGCTACGACCCAGAAAGGGTAAAAAACTTCCTCAAG GAGGCAAAGCTGACTGATCAACTGCCACTGATCATTGTGTGTGACAGGTTCGACTTTGTACATGACTTGGTTCTCTACCTGTACAGAAACAGCTTACAGAAGTATATTGAAATCTATGTACAGAAG GTGAACCCTGCCCGTCTACCTGTTGTTGTGGGAGGTCTCCTCGATGTAGACTGTGGGGAGGATGTAATCAAACAACTCATCATGGTGGTCAAGGGACAGTTCTCCACTGATGAACTTGTGGCTGAAGTAGAAAACAGAAACAG ATTGAAGTTGCTGCTGCCATGGCTGGAGACAAGAGTACACGAGGGAGTGAATGAGCCAGCCACACATAATGCTCTAGCTAAAATCTACATTGATAGCAATAACAATCCCGAGAGGTTCCTCAG AGAGAACCAGTTCTACGACAGTGTTGTTGTTGGAAAGTACTGTGAGAAGAGAGATCCTCACTTGGCCTGTGTTGCATATGAGAGAGGACAGTGTGACCAGGAACTCATCAAG GTGTGCAACGAGAACTCACTGTTCAAGAGTGAGGCAAGATACCTAGTTAGGAGAAAGGATGTTGAACTGTGGGCTGAGGTACTCCAGGAGACAAATGAGTACCGGCGTCAACTCATTGACCAGGTGGTCCAGACTGCGCTGTCTGAGACTCAGGACCCAGAGGAGATCTCCATCACTGTCAAGGCCTTCATGACCGCTGACCTGCCCAATGAACTCATTGAACTACTGGAGAAAATCGTGCTGGAGAGCTCTGTATTCAGTGACCACAG GAACCTACAAAACTTGCTTATTCTGACCGCAATCAAAGCTGACCGTACTCGTGTGATGGAGTACATCAACCGTCTCGATAACTATGATGCACCAGACATTGCCAATATCGCCATAAGTAATGAACTATATGAAGAAGCTTTCGCCATTTTCAAGAAGTTTGAAGTCAACACATCAGCCATCTCT GTTTTGATAGATAACGTGAACAACCTTGACCGGGCATATGAATTTGCTGAGCGCTGTAACGACCCAGCAGTGTGGAGTCAACTGGGTCGTGCCCAACTGACCAAAGGCATGGTGAAGGAAGCCATTGACTCCTTCATCAAGGCTGATGACCCCTCACAATACATGGAGGTGGTGCAAGTGGCCGGTCAGAGCA ACAACTGGGAGGACCTGGTTAAATTCCTTCAAATGGCCCGCAAGAAAGCCAGAGAAACATATGTAGAAACAGAGCTAGTGTATGCTTTTGCCAAGACCAACAGGTTTGCAGACATGGAAGAGTTCATCTCTGGACCCAACCATGCCAATGTCACACAG GTGGCAGACAGATGCTTCGATGACAAGATGTATGAAGCTGCTAAATTATTATACAACAACGTGTCCAACTACGCCAGACTGGCTATCACTCTTGTCCACTTGGGAGAATACCAGGGTGCTGTTGATGGGGCCAGGAAAGCTAACAGCACAAAAACATGGAAGGAG GTGTGCTTTGCATGTGTcgacaatgaagagtttaggTTAGCTCAGATGTGTGGACTGCACATAGTCGTACACGCAGATGAATTAGAAGAACTTATCAACTATTACCAAGACAGAGGATACTTTGAAGAACTTATTTCCCTCTTAGAGGCAGCTTTAG GTTTGGAGAGAGCACACATGGGCATGTTCACAGAGTTAGCAATATTGTATTCCAAGTATAAACCCGAGAAGATGAGAGAGCATCTAGAGCTCTTCTGGTCAAGGGTCAACATTCCAAAG GTTTTGCGAGCAGCCGAGCAGGCTCATTTGTGGTCCGAGTTGGTGTTCCTGTACGACAAGTATGAAGAGTTTGACAATGCAATCCTAACAATGATGGCCCATCCTACAGAAGCCTGGAGAGAAAGTCAGTTCAAGGATATTGTCACCAAAGTTGCTAACATAGAGCTGTATTACAAAGCCATTCAGTTCTACTTGGACTATAAACCAATGTTGCTAAATGACCTGCTCCTGGTTCTAACACCCAGACTCGACCACACTCGCTCGGTGAACTTCTTCACTAAGGCTAACCAGATCCCCCTTGTGAAGCCTTACCTGCGGTCTGTTCAGAAAAATAACAACAAGGCCATTAATGAAGCTCTCAACAACCTGTTTATCGAGGAGGAGGACTACCAGGGACTTCGGGCATCTATTGATGCATATGAAAACTTTGACAACATCTCCCTTGCCCAGCGTCTAGAGAAGCATGAGTTGATTGAATTCAGGAGAATAGCAGCCTACTTGTACAAAGGCAACAACAGGTGGAAGCAGTCGGTTGATCTTTGCAAAAAGGATAAACTATTCAAG GATGCTATGATGTATGCAGGAGAGTCACGACAAGTTGATATCGCAGAGGACCTGATCGCCTGGTTCTTGGAGAGTCAAAACAACGAGTGCTTTGCAGCATGTCTGTTCCAGTGCTACGACCTACTGCGGCCTGACGTCATCCTAGAGCTTGCTTGGCGGCACAACATCATGGACTTTGCCATGCCTTACATGATCCAGGTCATGAGAGAATACATCGGCAAG GTGGACAAGTTGGAGCAGTCTGAGGCTGTGAGGAGTGAAGAGGAACAGAAGGCTGAAGAAAGGCCCATTGTTTTCT CTGAACCTCAGTTGATGTTGACAGCCGGCCCCGGAGTTGTCCCCCCTGGCGTTGTTCCTCCCCAGCCTGGCTATGGTGGAGCATATGGTGCAGGACCAATGCCAACAGGAATGCCATTCGGCTACAGCATGTAG
- the LOC137255402 gene encoding clathrin heavy chain 1 isoform X2 codes for MTQLLPIRFQEHLQLQNVGINAANIGFSTLTMESDKYICVREKVGETAQVVIIDMNDTANPIRRPISADSAIMNPTSKVIALKAGKTLQIFNIEMKSKMKAHTMTDEVTFWKWISVNTIGLVTDNSIYHWSMEGDSQPQKMFDRHSNLAGCQIINYRTDPKQQWLLVVGISAQQNRVVGAMQLYSVERKVSQPIEGHAAAFVQFKMEGNPQPSTLFIFSVRGPQGGKLHVIEVGQPPQGNQPFPKKAVDVFFPVEAQNDFPVAMQTSQKHGMAFLITKYGYIHMYDIETGTCIYMNRISSDTIFVTAPHEATSGIIGVNRKGQVLSVSVEEDNIVQYINTTLQNPDLALKVSSRSNLPGAEDLFVRKFNNLFQNAQYSEAAKVAASAPKGILRTPQTIQRFQQVPSQPGATSPLLQYFGILLDKGQLNKYESLELCRPVLQQGRKQLLEKWLKEEKLESSEELGDLVKQADPTLALSVYLRANVPNKVIQCFAETGQFQKIILYSKKVNFTPDYIFLLRNIMRINPEQGLQFAQMMVQDDEPLADLNQIVDVFMEFNLIQQCTSFLLDALKNNRPSEGPLQTRLLEMNLMSAPQVADAILGNQMFTHYDKAHIAQLCEKAGLLQRALEHYTDLYDIKRAVVHTHLLNPEWLVNYFGSLSVEDSLECIKAMLTANIRQNLQVCVQIASKYHEQLSTQSLIEVFESYKSFEGLFYFLGSIVNFSQDADVHFKYIQAACKTGQIKEVERICRESNCYDPERVKNFLKEAKLTDQLPLIIVCDRFDFVHDLVLYLYRNSLQKYIEIYVQKVNPARLPVVVGGLLDVDCGEDVIKQLIMVVKGQFSTDELVAEVENRNRLKLLLPWLETRVHEGVNEPATHNALAKIYIDSNNNPERFLRENQFYDSVVVGKYCEKRDPHLACVAYERGQCDQELIKVCNENSLFKSEARYLVRRKDVELWAEVLQETNEYRRQLIDQVVQTALSETQDPEEISITVKAFMTADLPNELIELLEKIVLESSVFSDHRNLQNLLILTAIKADRTRVMEYINRLDNYDAPDIANIAISNELYEEAFAIFKKFEVNTSAISVLIDNVNNLDRAYEFAERCNDPAVWSQLGRAQLTKGMVKEAIDSFIKADDPSQYMEVVQVAGQSNNWEDLVKFLQMARKKARETYVETELVYAFAKTNRFADMEEFISGPNHANVTQVADRCFDDKMYEAAKLLYNNVSNYARLAITLVHLGEYQGAVDGARKANSTKTWKEVCFACVDNEEFRLAQMCGLHIVVHADELEELINYYQDRGYFEELISLLEAALGLERAHMGMFTELAILYSKYKPEKMREHLELFWSRVNIPKVLRAAEQAHLWSELVFLYDKYEEFDNAILTMMAHPTEAWRESQFKDIVTKVANIELYYKAIQFYLDYKPMLLNDLLLVLTPRLDHTRSVNFFTKANQIPLVKPYLRSVQKNNNKAINEALNNLFIEEEDYQGLRASIDAYENFDNISLAQRLEKHELIEFRRIAAYLYKGNNRWKQSVDLCKKDKLFKDAMMYAGESRQVDIAEDLIAWFLESQNNECFAACLFQCYDLLRPDVILELAWRHNIMDFAMPYMIQVMREYIGKVDKLEQSEAVRSEEEQKAEERPIVFSEPQLMLTAGPGVVPPGVVPPQPGYGGAYGAGPMPTGMPFGYSM; via the exons CTCCAAAATGTTGGCATCAACGCCGCCAACATTGGTTTCAGCACCCTCACCATGGAGTCCGACAAGTACATCTGTGTGCGGGAGAAGGTGGGGGAAACGGCACAAGTTGTCATCATTGACATGAACGACACCGCCAACCCCATCAGGAGACCCATCTCGGCTGACTCCGCCATCATGAACCCCACAAGCAAAGTCATTGCACTGAAAG CTGGGAAGACACTTCAGATCTTCAACATTGAGATGAAGAGCAAAATGAAGGCCCACACAATGACAGATGAAGTAACTTTCTGGAAATGGATCAGTGTTAACACCATCGGTCTCGTCACAGACAATTCTATTTACCACTGGAGCATGGAag GAGACTCGCAGCCACAGAAGATGTTTGACCGACACAGTAACTTGGCTGGCTGCCAGATCATCAACTACAGAACAGATCCTAAGCAACAGTGGCTGTTAGTCGTGGGCATTTCAGCTCAG CAAAACCGTGTTGTCGGGGCCATGCAACTTTACTCTGTGGAACGTAAAGTCAGTCAACCTATCGAGGGGCATGCGGCAGCGTTTGTGCAATTCAAGATGGAAGGAAACCCTCAGCCATCAACACTCTTTATCTTCAGCGTCCGAGGACCTCAAGGAGGGAAG CTACATGTGATTGAAGTTGGACAGCCACCTCAAGGAAACCAGCCATTCCCCAAGAAGGCAGTAGATGTGTTCTTCCCAGTGGAGGCTCAGAATGATTTCCCTGTTGCTATGCAG ACAAGCCAGAAACATGGCATGGCTTTCCTCATCACCAAGTATGGCTATATCCACATGTATGACATTGAGACTGGAACCTGTATCTACATGAACCGCATCAGCAGTGACACCATCTTCGTCACCGCACCTCACGAGGCCACAAGCGGCATCATCGGAGTCAACAGAAAAGGACAG GTATTGTCGGTGAGCGTGGAGGAGGACAACATCGTGCAGTACATCAACACCACACTACAGAACCCAGACCTGGCTCTCAAGGTGTCATCACGCAGCAACCTGCCTGGAGCCGAGGACTTGTTTGTCAGGAAGTTCAACAACCTCTTTCAGAATGCACAGTACTCAGAGGCTGCTAAAGTTGCTGCTAGTGCACCCAAG GGCATCTTGCGAACaccccagacaatccagcgttTCCAGCAAGTTCCCTCCCAGCCTGGTGCCACGTCCCCACTCCTGCAGTACTTCGGTATCCTGCTGGACAAGGGGCAGCTAAACAAATATGAGTCTCTGGAGCTGTGTAGGCCTGTTCTGCAGCAGGGACGCAAACAACTGCTGGAGAAATGGCTCAAAGAGGAGAAG CTTGAGAGCAGTGAGGAGCTTGGTGATCTTGTGAAGCAGGCTGACCCAACACTTGCACTGTCTGTGTACCTGAGAGCCAATGTACCAAATAAG GTGATTCAATGTTTCGCGGAGACCGGTCAGTTCCAGAAGATCATTCTATATTCAAAGAAAGTGAACTTCACACCCGACTACATCTTCCTCCTGCGTAACATCATGCGCATCAATCCCGAGCAGGGTCTGCAGTTTGCACAGATGATGGTGCAGGATGATGAACCCCTTGCTGACCTAAATCAA ATTGTGGATGTATTCATGGAGTTCAACCTCATCCAGCAATGTACATCCTTCCTGCTTGATGCCCTCAAGAACAACCGGCCGTCAGAAGGTCCTCTACAGACCAGGCTACTGGAGATGAACCTGATGTCTGCACCACAG GTTGCTGATGCCATCCTTGGTAACCAGATGTTTACACACTATGACAAAGCACACATTGCCCAGCTCTGTGAGAAAGCTGGTCTCCTGCAACGA GCCCTGGAACACTACACAGACTTATATGACATCAAGAGGGCTGTTGTACACACCCATCTGCTCAACCCAGAG TGGCTGGTGAACTACTTCGGCTCCCTGTCCGTGGAGGACTCGCTTGAGTGTATCAAGGCCATGTTGACAGCCAACATCCGGCAGAACCTGCAGGTGTGTGTCCAGATCGCATCCAAGTATCATGAGCAGCTTAGCACACAGAGTCTTATCGAGGTCTTCGAGTCTTACAAAAGCTTCGAAG GTCTCTTCTACTTCCTGGGATCCATTGTGAACTTCAGCCAGGATGCTGATGTTCACTTTAAATACATCCAGGCTGCCTGTAAGACCGGACAGATCAAAGAGGTGGAGAGAATCTGTAGGGAGAGCAACTGCTACGACCCAGAAAGGGTAAAAAACTTCCTCAAG GAGGCAAAGCTGACTGATCAACTGCCACTGATCATTGTGTGTGACAGGTTCGACTTTGTACATGACTTGGTTCTCTACCTGTACAGAAACAGCTTACAGAAGTATATTGAAATCTATGTACAGAAG GTGAACCCTGCCCGTCTACCTGTTGTTGTGGGAGGTCTCCTCGATGTAGACTGTGGGGAGGATGTAATCAAACAACTCATCATGGTGGTCAAGGGACAGTTCTCCACTGATGAACTTGTGGCTGAAGTAGAAAACAGAAACAG ATTGAAGTTGCTGCTGCCATGGCTGGAGACAAGAGTACACGAGGGAGTGAATGAGCCAGCCACACATAATGCTCTAGCTAAAATCTACATTGATAGCAATAACAATCCCGAGAGGTTCCTCAG AGAGAACCAGTTCTACGACAGTGTTGTTGTTGGAAAGTACTGTGAGAAGAGAGATCCTCACTTGGCCTGTGTTGCATATGAGAGAGGACAGTGTGACCAGGAACTCATCAAG GTGTGCAACGAGAACTCACTGTTCAAGAGTGAGGCAAGATACCTAGTTAGGAGAAAGGATGTTGAACTGTGGGCTGAGGTACTCCAGGAGACAAATGAGTACCGGCGTCAACTCATTGACCAGGTGGTCCAGACTGCGCTGTCTGAGACTCAGGACCCAGAGGAGATCTCCATCACTGTCAAGGCCTTCATGACCGCTGACCTGCCCAATGAACTCATTGAACTACTGGAGAAAATCGTGCTGGAGAGCTCTGTATTCAGTGACCACAG GAACCTACAAAACTTGCTTATTCTGACCGCAATCAAAGCTGACCGTACTCGTGTGATGGAGTACATCAACCGTCTCGATAACTATGATGCACCAGACATTGCCAATATCGCCATAAGTAATGAACTATATGAAGAAGCTTTCGCCATTTTCAAGAAGTTTGAAGTCAACACATCAGCCATCTCT GTTTTGATAGATAACGTGAACAACCTTGACCGGGCATATGAATTTGCTGAGCGCTGTAACGACCCAGCAGTGTGGAGTCAACTGGGTCGTGCCCAACTGACCAAAGGCATGGTGAAGGAAGCCATTGACTCCTTCATCAAGGCTGATGACCCCTCACAATACATGGAGGTGGTGCAAGTGGCCGGTCAGAGCA ACAACTGGGAGGACCTGGTTAAATTCCTTCAAATGGCCCGCAAGAAAGCCAGAGAAACATATGTAGAAACAGAGCTAGTGTATGCTTTTGCCAAGACCAACAGGTTTGCAGACATGGAAGAGTTCATCTCTGGACCCAACCATGCCAATGTCACACAG GTGGCAGACAGATGCTTCGATGACAAGATGTATGAAGCTGCTAAATTATTATACAACAACGTGTCCAACTACGCCAGACTGGCTATCACTCTTGTCCACTTGGGAGAATACCAGGGTGCTGTTGATGGGGCCAGGAAAGCTAACAGCACAAAAACATGGAAGGAG GTGTGCTTTGCATGTGTcgacaatgaagagtttaggTTAGCTCAGATGTGTGGACTGCACATAGTCGTACACGCAGATGAATTAGAAGAACTTATCAACTATTACCAAGACAGAGGATACTTTGAAGAACTTATTTCCCTCTTAGAGGCAGCTTTAG GTTTGGAGAGAGCACACATGGGCATGTTCACAGAGTTAGCAATATTGTATTCCAAGTATAAACCCGAGAAGATGAGAGAGCATCTAGAGCTCTTCTGGTCAAGGGTCAACATTCCAAAG GTTTTGCGAGCAGCCGAGCAGGCTCATTTGTGGTCCGAGTTGGTGTTCCTGTACGACAAGTATGAAGAGTTTGACAATGCAATCCTAACAATGATGGCCCATCCTACAGAAGCCTGGAGAGAAAGTCAGTTCAAGGATATTGTCACCAAAGTTGCTAACATAGAGCTGTATTACAAAGCCATTCAGTTCTACTTGGACTATAAACCAATGTTGCTAAATGACCTGCTCCTGGTTCTAACACCCAGACTCGACCACACTCGCTCGGTGAACTTCTTCACTAAGGCTAACCAGATCCCCCTTGTGAAGCCTTACCTGCGGTCTGTTCAGAAAAATAACAACAAGGCCATTAATGAAGCTCTCAACAACCTGTTTATCGAGGAGGAGGACTACCAGGGACTTCGGGCATCTATTGATGCATATGAAAACTTTGACAACATCTCCCTTGCCCAGCGTCTAGAGAAGCATGAGTTGATTGAATTCAGGAGAATAGCAGCCTACTTGTACAAAGGCAACAACAGGTGGAAGCAGTCGGTTGATCTTTGCAAAAAGGATAAACTATTCAAG GATGCTATGATGTATGCAGGAGAGTCACGACAAGTTGATATCGCAGAGGACCTGATCGCCTGGTTCTTGGAGAGTCAAAACAACGAGTGCTTTGCAGCATGTCTGTTCCAGTGCTACGACCTACTGCGGCCTGACGTCATCCTAGAGCTTGCTTGGCGGCACAACATCATGGACTTTGCCATGCCTTACATGATCCAGGTCATGAGAGAATACATCGGCAAG GTGGACAAGTTGGAGCAGTCTGAGGCTGTGAGGAGTGAAGAGGAACAGAAGGCTGAAGAAAGGCCCATTGTTTTCT CTGAACCTCAGTTGATGTTGACAGCCGGCCCCGGAGTTGTCCCCCCTGGCGTTGTTCCTCCCCAGCCTGGCTATGGTGGAGCATATGGTGCAGGACCAATGCCAACAGGAATGCCATTCGGCTACAGCATGTAG